The Staphylococcus simiae genome includes the window ATCAGGTTTAGTACTTAATGCTCTCGCTAATGCTACACGTTGTGATTCACCACCAGATAATGTCATAGGATATTGATTTACTAAATGTTCAATATTTAATGTTTTCATCAAATTAGTAATATGCTCAGATGGTTCAGCCATAAAAGTAATATTATTATAAACCGTCATATTAGGAAATAGTTGATAATCTTGGAATAAATAGCCAATATGGCGTTGTTGTATTTTAACATTGACTTTATTGTTAGTATCAGTTAACAGTCGTCCATTTACTTTTATCAAAGCTTCGTCAGCTTGACGCAGTCCTGCAATCATATTGAGTACTGTAGTTTTACCAATACCAGAAGGACCTCGTACAGCATAAATTTTCGGT containing:
- a CDS encoding ATP-binding cassette domain-containing protein encodes the protein MLTIKLKYQLKDTLINIDIDDTTPKIYAVRGPSGIGKTTVLNMIAGLRQADEALIKVNGRLLTDTNNKVNVKIQQRHIGYLFQDYQLFPNMTVYNNITFMAEPSEHITNLMKTLNIEHLVNQYPMTLSGGESQRVALARALSTKPDLILLDEPFSSLDDATKDESITLVQRIFDEWKIPIIFVTHSDYEAKRMAHDIVNIGHRR